The following are encoded together in the Peromyscus leucopus breed LL Stock chromosome 1, UCI_PerLeu_2.1, whole genome shotgun sequence genome:
- the Fgf21 gene encoding fibroblast growth factor 21, with protein MDWMKSRVGVLGLRVPLLAVILLGVCQAHPIPDSSPLLQFGGQVRQRHLYTDDDQDTEAHLAIREDGTVVGATHRSPESLLELKALKPGVIQILGIKASRFLCQQPDGTLYGSPLFDPEACSFRELLLEDGYNVYQSEAHGLPLRLPQRDSSNQDPASWGPVRFLPVPGLFHQPQELPGFLAPEPPDVGSSDPLSMVGPLQGRSPSFAA; from the exons ATGGACTGGATGAAATCTAGAGTTGGGGTCCTGGGACTGCGGGTCCCTCTGCTGGCTGTCATCCTCCTGGGGGTCTGCCAGGCACACCCCATCCCTgactccagccccctcctccagtTTGGGGGTCAAGTCCGGCAGAGGCACCTCTACACAGATGACGACCAGGACACTGAAGCCCACCTGGCGATCAGGGAGGACGGCACAGTGGTAGGCGCCACACACCGCAGCCCAGAAA gtctcctggaactcaaAGCCTTGAAGCCAGGGGTGATTCAAATCCTGGGTATCAAGGCTTCTAGGTTTCTTTGCCAACAGCCCGATGGAACCCTGTACGGATCG CCTCTCTTTGATCCGGAGGCCTGCAGCTTCAGGGAGCTGCTGCTTGAGGATGGATACAACGTGTACCAGTCCGAAGCCCACGGCCTGCCCCTGCGCCTGCCCCAGAGGGACTCTTCAAACCAGGACCCAGCATCCTGGGGCCCCGTGCGCTTCCTGCCCGTGCCAGGCCTGtttcaccagccccaggaacttcCAGGGTTCCTGGCGCCAGAGCCCCCCGATGTGGGCTCCTCTGATCCCCTGAGCATGGTGGGGCCTCTGCAGGGCCGAAGTCCCAGCTTTGCCGCCTGA
- the Fut1 gene encoding LOW QUALITY PROTEIN: galactoside alpha-(1,2)-fucosyltransferase 1 (The sequence of the model RefSeq protein was modified relative to this genomic sequence to represent the inferred CDS: inserted 2 bases in 2 codons) has product MWTPSRRQLCLAFLLVCMLSTGFFLFHLHGGNFFRNELTFSLLCPDYHLLKSPVAMVCLPHPLQTVNASPSRPGQFSSLSGTWTISPGGRFGNQMGQYATLLALAQLNGRQAFIHPEMHATLAPVFRISLPVLDPEVDSLTPWQHLVLHDWMSEEYSHLEDPFLKLSGFPCSWTFFHHLREQIRREFTLHDHLREGAQHLLSGLRLGSSGIRPHTFVGVHVRRGDYLEVMPNXWKGVVGDQAYLQQAMDWFRARHKDPIFVVTSNGMKWCLENIDTSRGDVVFAGNGQESTPGXDFALLTQCNHTIMTIGTFGFWAAYLAGGDTVYLANFTLPDSEFLKIFRPKAAFLPEWVGINADLSPLQAQVDPWELDSLLRLV; this is encoded by the exons ATGTGGACCCCCAGCCGGAGGCAGCTCTGCCTGGCCTTCTTGCTGGTCTGTATGCTCTCCACCGGCTTCTTCTTGTTCCACCTGCATGGAGGAAACTTCTTTCGAAATGAGCTAactttctctctcctgtgtccAGACTACCACCTGCTGAAGTCCCCAGTGGCCATGGTATGCTTGCCCCACCCATTGCAGACAGTCAATGCCTCCCCTTCCCGTCCCGgacagttctcctctctctctgggaCTTGGACCATCTCCCCAGGAGGCAGGTTCGGTAACCAGATGGGGCAGTATGCCACGCTGCTGGCCCTGGCCCAGCTCAATGGCCGCCAAGCTTTCATCCATCCTGAGATGCATGCCACCCTGGCCCCTGTGTTCCGCATCTCCCTGCCCGTGCTGGACCCTGAGGTGGACAGCCTCACGCCGTGGCAGCATTTAGTCTTACATGACTGGATGTCAGAGGAGTACTCCCACCTGGAGGACCCCTTTCTCAAGCTGTCCGGTTTCCCTTGCTCTTGGACCTTTTTCCACCACCTCCGGGAACAGATCCGCAGGGAGTTCACCCTGCATGACCACCTTCGGGAAGGTGCCCAGCACCTGCTGAGTGGCCTCCGTCTAGGCTCCTCGGGCATCCGCCCTCACACCTTTGTGGGTGTCCATGTGCGTCGTGGGGACTATCTGGAAGTGATGCCCA GTTGGAAAGGTGTGGTGGGTGACCAAGCTTACCTCCAGCAAGCCATGGACTGGTTCCGGGCCCGACACAAAGACCCCATCTTTGTGGTCACCAGCAATGGCATGAAATGGTGTTTGGAGAATATTGACACGTCCCGCGGTGATGTGGTCTTCGCTGGCAATGGACAAGAGAGTACACCGG GAGATTTTGCGCTGCTTACACAATGTAACCACACCATCATGACTATTGGTACCTTTGGCTTCTGGGCCGCCTATTTAGCTGGTGGAGACACTGTCTACCTCGCCAACTTCACCCTGCCAGACTCGGAATTTCTGAAGATCTTCAGGCCTAAGGCTGCCTTCCTTCCCGAGTGGGTGGGCATTAACGCAGACCTGTCCCCACTTCAGGCTCAGGTTGACCCTTGGGAGCTAGACAGTCTTTTAAGATTGGTTTGA
- the Izumo1 gene encoding izumo sperm-egg fusion protein 1 isoform X2, which produces MGPRFTLLLAALADCLCPARPCIICDPFVVAALKTLEQSYLPGHLAPEHHENVMKRVEQAVKDFKDLPLNQDTYVGAVDEDTLEQASWSFLKDLKRITDSDVKGELFVKELFWMLRLQKDIFATLAMRFQKEVYCPNQCGTMLQTLIWCNRCEKQVHSCRKSMDCGERRIEVPRLEDMVLDCQLGWHHASEGLTDYSFYRVWGNSSETLLSKGKEPYLTKTMVGPEDAGNYRCELGTINSGPATVIRFRVVVLPQRTAEEKPAPNIITQEEEGPVQVTPETLEPVITIANHPKPPRAAKHHRLLILLILGFIILTASIIVTVLHFKKARGKSKTSSLDVKSSEFKSSDQEKSSVQPESSPPVESKPSQGDSVAEETEDKGEESES; this is translated from the exons atggggcCGCGCTTTACACTCTTGCTGGCAGCTCTGGCCGACTGCCTGTGTCCGGCGAGGCCCTGCATCATATGTGACCCGTTTGTAGTGGCTGCGCTAAAGACTTTGGAGCAGAGTTACCTGCCTGGCCACCTGGCACCTGAGCATCATGAAAACGTAATGAAGAGGGTGGAGCAGGCCGTGAAGGACTTCAAGGATCTGCCTTTGAATCAGGATACCTATGTGGGGGCTGTGG atGAGGACACACTGGAACAGGCATCCTGGAGTTTTCTGAAGGATCTGAAACGTATCACAGATAGTGATGTAAAAG GAGAGCTCTTTGTAAAGGAATTATTCTGGATGCTCCGTCTGCAAAAGGACATTTTCGCCACCCTCGCTATGCGTTTCCAAAAAGAAG TTTATTGTCCCAACCAATGTG GCACGATGTTGCAGACTCTGATCTGGTGTAACAGGTGCGAGAAGCAGGTCCACTCCTGTCGCAAATCCATGGATTGTGGGG AGCGCCGGATAGAGGTGCCTCGATTGGAAGACATGGTCCTGGACTGCCAGCTCGGTTGGCATCATGCTTCTGAGGGACTTACGGATTACAGTTTTTACAGG GTTTGGGGGAACAGTTCTGAGACCTTGCTGTCCAAGGGGAAAGAACCCTACCTGACCAAGACGATGGTGGGTCCAGAGGATGCCGGCAACTACCGCTGCGAGCTGGGGACCATCAACTCTGGTCCTGCCACCGTTATTCGTTTCCGTGTCGTAG TACTGCCCCAAAGGACAGCGGAAGAAAAACCGGCCCCAAACATCAtaacccaggaggaggagggcccTGTACAGGTGACTCCAGAGACCCTGGAGCCCGTCATTACAATCGCCAATCATCCGAAACCACCGAGAGCTGCCAAACACCACCGCCTCTTAATACTGTTGATCCTTGGCTTCATAATTCTGACGGCCAGCATCATTGTCAC GGTACTTCACTTTAAGAAAGCTAGAGGTAAATCCAAGACCTCCAGTTTGGACGTGAAATCCTCAGAATTCAAGTCGTCAGATCAGGAAAAGTCCTCTGTCCAGCCGGAGTCATCCCCCCCGGTCGAGTCGAAGCCCTCTCAGGGTGACAGTGTTGCCGAGGAAACAGAGGACAAGGGCGAGGAATCAGAAAGCTAA
- the Izumo1 gene encoding izumo sperm-egg fusion protein 1 isoform X1 has product MWPECFVKRGRPRPPRPRFGVRRSSSGAGELGALASMGPRFTLLLAALADCLCPARPCIICDPFVVAALKTLEQSYLPGHLAPEHHENVMKRVEQAVKDFKDLPLNQDTYVGAVDEDTLEQASWSFLKDLKRITDSDVKGELFVKELFWMLRLQKDIFATLAMRFQKEVYCPNQCGTMLQTLIWCNRCEKQVHSCRKSMDCGERRIEVPRLEDMVLDCQLGWHHASEGLTDYSFYRVWGNSSETLLSKGKEPYLTKTMVGPEDAGNYRCELGTINSGPATVIRFRVVVLPQRTAEEKPAPNIITQEEEGPVQVTPETLEPVITIANHPKPPRAAKHHRLLILLILGFIILTASIIVTVLHFKKARGKSKTSSLDVKSSEFKSSDQEKSSVQPESSPPVESKPSQGDSVAEETEDKGEESES; this is encoded by the exons ATGTGGCCCGAGTGTTTTGTGAAGAGGGGGCGACCG CGTCCACCCCGCCCTCGTTTTGGGGTGAGAAGATCCTCTAGCGGTGCTGGCGAGCTGGGcgctctggcctccatggggcCGCGCTTTACACTCTTGCTGGCAGCTCTGGCCGACTGCCTGTGTCCGGCGAGGCCCTGCATCATATGTGACCCGTTTGTAGTGGCTGCGCTAAAGACTTTGGAGCAGAGTTACCTGCCTGGCCACCTGGCACCTGAGCATCATGAAAACGTAATGAAGAGGGTGGAGCAGGCCGTGAAGGACTTCAAGGATCTGCCTTTGAATCAGGATACCTATGTGGGGGCTGTGG atGAGGACACACTGGAACAGGCATCCTGGAGTTTTCTGAAGGATCTGAAACGTATCACAGATAGTGATGTAAAAG GAGAGCTCTTTGTAAAGGAATTATTCTGGATGCTCCGTCTGCAAAAGGACATTTTCGCCACCCTCGCTATGCGTTTCCAAAAAGAAG TTTATTGTCCCAACCAATGTG GCACGATGTTGCAGACTCTGATCTGGTGTAACAGGTGCGAGAAGCAGGTCCACTCCTGTCGCAAATCCATGGATTGTGGGG AGCGCCGGATAGAGGTGCCTCGATTGGAAGACATGGTCCTGGACTGCCAGCTCGGTTGGCATCATGCTTCTGAGGGACTTACGGATTACAGTTTTTACAGG GTTTGGGGGAACAGTTCTGAGACCTTGCTGTCCAAGGGGAAAGAACCCTACCTGACCAAGACGATGGTGGGTCCAGAGGATGCCGGCAACTACCGCTGCGAGCTGGGGACCATCAACTCTGGTCCTGCCACCGTTATTCGTTTCCGTGTCGTAG TACTGCCCCAAAGGACAGCGGAAGAAAAACCGGCCCCAAACATCAtaacccaggaggaggagggcccTGTACAGGTGACTCCAGAGACCCTGGAGCCCGTCATTACAATCGCCAATCATCCGAAACCACCGAGAGCTGCCAAACACCACCGCCTCTTAATACTGTTGATCCTTGGCTTCATAATTCTGACGGCCAGCATCATTGTCAC GGTACTTCACTTTAAGAAAGCTAGAGGTAAATCCAAGACCTCCAGTTTGGACGTGAAATCCTCAGAATTCAAGTCGTCAGATCAGGAAAAGTCCTCTGTCCAGCCGGAGTCATCCCCCCCGGTCGAGTCGAAGCCCTCTCAGGGTGACAGTGTTGCCGAGGAAACAGAGGACAAGGGCGAGGAATCAGAAAGCTAA